One stretch of Thermococcus sp. DNA includes these proteins:
- a CDS encoding FAD-dependent oxidoreductase: MKEDYPKLFEPINIGKVQLMNRAVFPPISTNFALENGRLTEKFVKHYERRARGGVGLIIVENTSIDFPEGKHMPFQPRIDSKAVLKDWEWLAFEVHRYEGVKLSIELAHEGWKKIGVDYLSTEKVDELLEKFAYSARLAMEADFDMVEIQGAHGLLVNQFLSPLTNHRDDEWGEPTRFAVEVRKRIARECGWDFPVTIRLVVDDFLEGGINLSMGREMALELAKAGYDMIQADIGLGPKEKRLEPMYYPQAWRAYLAEKIRPLPVPVAAVGMIREPKVAERVLETQADLVILGRPLIADPDWVKKVAEGKEHLIRRCIGCSECIKAVHDEKGPIRCGANPNVGNEEKIQHAPRKRVVAIIGAGPGGLEAARVAGLRGHEIHLFYEVFGGQLVLAKVPPGKAKIGWLIEYYRNVLAEMPNVHFHKGKATKEDVIKLNPEAVVIATGANPIVPCSGERGLIIPFDRILRREVKIENKDVLIGGGGLVGIETALYLAQFNNRIRIIKRSPAILPNVERITRGYLLRELEERGIPIITGRSFVSAGEGYAIVENTKTGEKEMMKCDVIVGAFGMRPYVPFVIDSVEYHVIGDAKSVRNIASAVKEGYEVGRKL, translated from the coding sequence ATGAAGGAAGATTACCCTAAGTTATTCGAGCCCATCAACATAGGAAAGGTCCAGCTCATGAACAGGGCAGTTTTTCCACCGATATCCACCAACTTTGCCCTGGAGAACGGCAGGCTGACAGAGAAATTCGTGAAACACTACGAGAGGCGCGCGAGAGGTGGTGTCGGCCTGATAATCGTCGAAAACACGTCCATCGACTTCCCAGAGGGAAAGCACATGCCCTTCCAGCCGAGGATAGACTCAAAGGCCGTCCTCAAGGACTGGGAGTGGTTAGCATTCGAGGTGCACAGATACGAGGGAGTTAAGCTCTCCATCGAACTTGCCCACGAAGGGTGGAAGAAAATAGGCGTCGACTACCTCTCGACCGAGAAGGTGGATGAGCTCCTTGAGAAGTTCGCCTATTCTGCGAGGCTGGCTATGGAAGCGGACTTCGACATGGTGGAAATCCAGGGTGCCCACGGCCTCCTCGTGAACCAGTTCCTCTCGCCTCTAACTAACCATCGCGACGACGAGTGGGGTGAGCCGACAAGGTTTGCGGTTGAGGTAAGGAAGCGCATAGCGAGGGAGTGCGGTTGGGACTTTCCCGTTACGATAAGGCTCGTGGTTGATGATTTCCTCGAGGGTGGCATAAATCTGAGCATGGGCCGCGAGATGGCTTTGGAACTTGCAAAGGCCGGCTACGACATGATACAGGCTGACATTGGCCTAGGTCCAAAGGAGAAGCGCCTCGAACCCATGTACTATCCCCAGGCTTGGCGCGCCTACCTTGCTGAAAAGATAAGGCCGCTCCCGGTTCCGGTGGCGGCAGTGGGGATGATAAGGGAGCCGAAAGTTGCCGAGAGGGTCCTTGAAACGCAGGCTGACCTTGTCATCCTTGGAAGGCCTTTAATAGCGGACCCTGACTGGGTAAAGAAGGTTGCGGAAGGAAAGGAGCACCTCATAAGGCGGTGCATAGGTTGCAGTGAGTGCATCAAGGCAGTCCACGATGAGAAGGGGCCGATAAGGTGCGGTGCAAACCCGAACGTAGGCAACGAGGAGAAAATCCAGCATGCCCCAAGGAAGCGCGTTGTGGCGATAATCGGCGCAGGTCCAGGCGGACTTGAGGCGGCAAGGGTAGCTGGCCTTAGGGGACACGAGATCCACCTCTTCTACGAGGTCTTCGGTGGCCAGCTCGTCCTCGCGAAGGTTCCACCGGGGAAGGCAAAGATAGGCTGGCTCATCGAGTACTATCGCAACGTCTTAGCCGAGATGCCCAACGTCCACTTCCACAAGGGCAAGGCCACCAAGGAGGATGTCATAAAGCTCAACCCCGAGGCCGTCGTCATAGCCACCGGCGCCAACCCAATAGTTCCCTGTTCCGGCGAGAGAGGTCTCATAATCCCCTTTGACAGGATCCTCCGCAGAGAGGTGAAAATCGAGAACAAGGATGTCCTCATCGGTGGTGGGGGGCTGGTAGGGATTGAGACGGCACTCTACCTCGCCCAGTTCAACAACCGGATTAGGATCATCAAGCGCAGTCCCGCTATACTCCCGAACGTCGAGAGGATAACCCGCGGTTACCTCCTTCGGGAGCTTGAGGAGAGGGGAATCCCCATCATAACCGGCAGGAGCTTCGTGAGTGCTGGGGAGGGTTACGCAATAGTTGAGAACACCAAAACCGGGGAGAAGGAGATGATGAAGTGCGACGTTATAGTTGGGGCCTTTGGCATGAGGCCCTACGTGCCCTTCGTTATAGACAGCGTTGAGTACCACGTTATAGGGGATGCAAAATCCGTAAGGAACAT